In Carassius carassius unplaced genomic scaffold, fCarCar2.1 SCAFFOLD_84, whole genome shotgun sequence, one genomic interval encodes:
- the LOC132137506 gene encoding ly6/PLAUR domain-containing protein 1-like: MRRCATLLIIALTAGASVALQIQCYQCEDVRQDDCSSPEFIVNCTVNVQDMCQKEVLVMEDGIHYRKSCASSGACLIASSGYQQFCTGKLNSVCITCCNTALCNGPRHKRRAASHTCRPSISLYTSPLLSLMLLYLCSH, encoded by the exons ATGCGGCGGTGTGCGACGCTTCTGATCATCGCGCTGACGGCGG GTGCGAGCGTGGCACTGCAGATCCAGTGCTATCAGTGTGAAGATGTTCGGCAGGATGACTGCTCCTCACCAGAGTTCATTGTTAACTGCACCGTCAACGTGCAGGACATGTGTCAGAAGGAAGTGCTGGTCATGGAGGACG ggaTTCACTACAGGAAGTCGTGTGCGTCGTCAGGGGCGTGTCTGATCGCGTCGTCGGGGTATCAGCAGTTCTGCACGGGGAAGCTGAACTCTGTCTGCATCACCTGCTGCAACACAGCGCTCTGCAACGGCCCACGACACAAGAGAAGAGCGGCATCCCACACCTGCAGACCCTCCATCAGCCTCTACACCAGCCCACTGCTCAGCCTCATGCTGCTCTACCTGTGCTCACACtga